The following coding sequences lie in one Paramormyrops kingsleyae isolate MSU_618 chromosome 15, PKINGS_0.4, whole genome shotgun sequence genomic window:
- the LOC111860530 gene encoding cold-inducible RNA-binding protein B-like — protein MSDEGKLFVGGLSFDTNEESLEEAFSKYGTIAKVDVIRDRETHRSRGFGFVTFENPEDAKDAMAAMNGKSVDGRMIRVDEAGKPGGRGGGFRGGASGGRGGGFFRGGRGRGGGGYGGDRSYGSGDRSYGSSSYSSGGGYYNRDNRSQGGYSDRSGGSYRDNYDSYDSYGTHE, from the exons ATGTCCGACGAAGGGAAACTTTTTGTGGGTGGTCTCAGCTTCGACACCAACGAGGAGTCTTTGGAAGAGGCCTTCTCCAAGTATGGGACCATCGCCAAAG TTGATGTGatcagagaccgggagacgcaCCGATCACGCGGCTTCGGCTTCGTCACCTTCGAAAACCCCGAAGACGCCAAGGACGCGATGGCGGCCATGAACGGCAAG TCTGTGGATGGTAGAATGATTCGTGTCGACGAGGCGGGCAAACCCGGAGGAAGAGGCGGCGGATTTCGAGGTGGCGCCTCTGGCGGCCGGGGCGGAGGCTTCTTCAGAGGGGGCAGAGGAAGAG GTGGTGGTGGATATGGTGGTGACCGCAGCTATGGCAGTGGTGATCGTAGCTATGGTAGCAGCAGCTATTCCTCTGGGGGTGGATATTACAACAGAGACAACAG GAGTCAGGGTGGGTACAGTGACCGTTCTGGGGGTTCCTACAGAGACAACTACGACAGCTATGACAGCTATG GCACTCATGAGTGA